The region AAGAATTTGCTCACAAAACATTTGTATTTGTACTGTTGTCCACACAATAAAAGTACAAAAAAGAATACTGTACATCCTTTCATGGCCCACAAACAAACCATATTAACATACTTATGAGGACAAATACACACTGAACATGCTTATTATCCAGCATTTAGCCTGCTCTTTTCTTAATttctttatttgtatttattgtgtaACATTTTAGGTGCACCGAATGTTATATATATACAAGTGATTGTGCCAGTGCAGCGTAAATAAATGGGATAAATCCTTATATAAATTTGCCAAAGTGAGGCTTTAAGTGCAGTATAATTAAAAACCTTTATGTGAATAATATTCTTGTTTGGTTTAGCAGGGCACAGTCAATTTTAGTGCATGTGTCTGCCTTATTTGCCGTTACCCTTTTCAAATATGAGCCTAATGGCTCATAAAACCTTTCAATGTAGTATCCTTTAAATCTTCGGGATTTAATGAGATATTGACTTATGATGCCTCAGTGTACACACTTGGCTGGCTGGTACCTGCTGCCACGCAATCTCCCCAATGAACAGGACAAATACAAGCAGATTGGAAGACAATTTGTTACGTGATTAGACGTTTTGAGGTTTTTGCCCCTTTCggtccttttatttttttgggtgtcGGTATATGAAGAAGTCTCAGAGGTGGAAATTGAAGTCCCATTCGCTTCGTGATTGACGTCACTCACCCCCAAAAAATGTGCAAGGTCTAATTTCACCGCTCAGACGTCCTCTATTTGTCTTGCAATTTCCCATCCATCAAAGTTCACTCGCAAATTTACTGTTCTCACATGGCCCCCGCACCGAAAAGTGGATCTCGTCATCCTATTGAGAATAACAGATGACGCCCATCGATTCGAAGTCTGGTGTCACGTCTCTACTCTCTGTCCTCGGCCCATGGCTGCAGGTTCTGCAGGGCATAGAGGGAGGAATTGTGCGCGCACAGCGGGTCAGACACAGCGGATTCGCCCAGGGACTTGTGCAGGGCGGACTGCTGCAGCTGCAGGATGAGCCGATTGGCCTGCTGGCGCTCCGCCTCCCGCTCCTCCGCTGTCTGCCTCCTGACGCGAGCGCAAATCAAATATTAATATAAGTTCATAACAAGAGAGGGGATAAAAAAAGTTTCACATTTAAAGCTAACATGATAGATTTGTGTGAGTGTTAAGAAAATTATTGTTAACATTTGGTAAAACTGTTTGAgttattttttccaaataaaagtCAATTTCTCTCAAGAGTATTAACAAGAGTATTTGACGCAAGTATTTAAGCATTAAACTCCAACTTCATTTATTAAATTATATGTTCACTAAGACGTTTTGATAAACAAAAATACATGTATTTGTTATCTCTTTCAATATTACTTTTACTTGACTCAtttttaagttttaaaatgtgcgTTTGTCGATACTCAAGTTATGAGTGCACTTATACACTCCCAGAAATGAgcaaggaggagggggggggggtatttgttAATggtttatataataataataataataataataataataataataataataataataataataataataataataataataataataataataataataataataataataaaaggtttTCTTGTGCAACGTTTATGTGAAAATTGTAGATAGCTGAGAGTTTTGCCACTTTGTTTTTATCTTCTATTTTTTAACACACTTTAAAAAAACCTGTGTTTTTATTCCGTGTCACCGAGGTCAATGAACAGGAAATTGTACAATTTACCTGGTGATTGTAACGAGCCGCACGTCTCTCGTTTTCAATTTAAAACgcgggtttaaaaaaaagagttaaCATCAAGACgcgggttgaaaaaaaaaagagttaacaATAGACACCTCCACTTGGTTCTGCGGTTCTGGAACCAGGTTTTGACCTGCGCGTCGGTCATTTTGAGGCTTTTGGCAAGGGCTGCCCTCTCGGCGCTGGCCAAGTACTTCTGGCGGTGGAAACGTTTCTCCAACTCGCAGATCTGCACTCTTGAAAAGGACGTGCGCGGCTTTTTCCTTTTGGGGGGCGTCCGGTTCTGGTACGGGTGGCCTATCCGCCGCGTCACCGAGAATGGAACCAGAGCCGCTGGATGAGGACAGAGAAAGACACGGTGAGTGTAAGCACCCACACAATTCAGCGTAGAAAATATTTAGGTCCTAACATTGACAAGTTATCACACGGCGCACATTGCGTAGCCGCACTGACTAAACTACTACGCAACTCAAGTCTTAAAAATTGCCTTACACAATTTCTCTTATTAAATTGAGTATATATTTCTtaggtttgttttttgttttaagtcGAGCGACAAATTAAATATTGAATCTTGACATTGTTTGAATGCTTTAACCAAGTCAGATACAAGTAAGACATATATTTTCACCCTCTAAATAACTATGAAATATTAAGGGATTTTAAtgcacacatttcttttttaaacaaatggaATTATTTGCGTTCATTTACTTTGTATCTTGAAAAACATTTCGATGTTTATGAAGCTCTCTGAGGTTCAATTTTAGTTC is a window of Syngnathus typhle isolate RoL2023-S1 ecotype Sweden linkage group LG1, RoL_Styp_1.0, whole genome shotgun sequence DNA encoding:
- the LOC133162203 gene encoding T-cell leukemia homeobox protein 3-like gives rise to the protein MDQAPSPPPKSTQHEPISFGIDQILGAGTESDNGPGRHRNVSGGDGYYSLGSPTGSSAPAYTALSISLSGVMPPAEASVSYGESRSVGSRGVIRVPAHRPMAAPGPQTPVQSAVPGFGGLCFPWIGNRFAKERISAALVPFSVTRRIGHPYQNRTPPKRKKPRTSFSRVQICELEKRFHRQKYLASAERAALAKSLKMTDAQVKTWFQNRRTKWRRQTAEEREAERQQANRLILQLQQSALHKSLGESAVSDPLCAHNSSLYALQNLQPWAEDRE